A single region of the Oceanispirochaeta sp. M1 genome encodes:
- a CDS encoding aldo/keto reductase — MIYRKYGKSKIDLAAIGFGGMRFESPHDTDASAETVLHAYEKGITYFDTAPGYCEDQSEIIMGRAISEMKKRGNPFTISTKSNKSDGDTVRAELETSLKRLNVDSIDFYNCWYVLSMEDWAGRKSGGAVQAILKAKEEGLIKHAVFSTHLAGPDIRKVIEEGYFEGVTLGYSVMNSAYRQEGIEAAAENDMGVIVMNPLGGGLITGSGDALDFLKVRPEQSMLESALHFLLNDERISSFLVGFRNKDDVDSAVAAVESFKAYTESEMNHVERSISHDFNSLCTSCRYCDVCPEDIQVWAFQECWNHLKLKGNAEGLSDRLKWYWSASLSELERCTSCGACEAACTQKLPIIDRFAELEKALKSL, encoded by the coding sequence ATGATCTACAGAAAATATGGAAAGAGTAAAATAGACTTGGCAGCAATAGGTTTCGGCGGGATGAGATTTGAATCTCCCCATGATACGGATGCTTCGGCAGAAACAGTTCTTCATGCCTATGAGAAGGGTATTACTTATTTTGATACTGCACCAGGATACTGTGAAGATCAGTCTGAAATAATCATGGGCCGGGCTATCTCGGAAATGAAGAAGCGGGGTAATCCTTTTACAATTTCTACCAAGAGTAATAAGTCTGATGGAGATACTGTCAGAGCCGAGCTGGAAACATCTTTGAAGCGTTTGAATGTGGACAGCATCGATTTTTATAACTGCTGGTATGTCCTTAGCATGGAGGACTGGGCCGGAAGGAAGTCCGGTGGTGCAGTACAGGCCATTTTGAAAGCAAAAGAAGAGGGGCTGATTAAACATGCAGTATTCTCCACACATCTTGCCGGACCCGATATCCGTAAGGTTATTGAAGAGGGTTATTTCGAGGGAGTGACTCTGGGATACTCCGTTATGAACTCGGCCTACAGACAGGAGGGGATTGAAGCCGCTGCAGAGAACGATATGGGTGTTATTGTCATGAACCCCCTGGGGGGAGGTCTTATTACAGGCAGCGGCGACGCACTGGACTTTTTGAAAGTAAGACCTGAGCAGTCCATGCTGGAAAGTGCTCTTCATTTTCTTCTCAATGATGAGAGGATCAGCTCCTTTCTTGTGGGCTTCCGGAATAAGGATGATGTAGATAGCGCTGTTGCAGCTGTAGAGAGCTTCAAAGCATATACAGAAAGTGAGATGAATCATGTGGAACGGAGTATCTCTCATGACTTCAACTCTCTGTGTACCAGCTGCCGTTACTGTGATGTGTGTCCTGAGGATATTCAGGTCTGGGCTTTTCAGGAGTGCTGGAATCATCTCAAACTCAAGGGTAATGCCGAGGGACTGTCAGACCGCCTGAAATGGTATTGGTCTGCTTCTTTGTCAGAGCTTGAGCGCTGTACCTCCTGCGGGGCATGTGAGGCTGCCTGTACTCAGAAGCTGCCCATCATTGACCGATTTGCCGAGCTGGAGAAAGCCCTTAAATCATTATGA
- a CDS encoding uroporphyrinogen decarboxylase family protein: MNGKELIFKAFNGEKVERAPWVPYTGVQIANLKGYNAQEVLQDADKLVECLVESHKQYSPDGQPVVFDLQIEAEILGCDLLWAEDSPPTVKSHPLSDTKDIPSKIPSKSDGRLPMVLDVMNRVKAEIGDTTALYGLVCGPFTLASHLRSTNIFMDMYDDEEYVKNLMAYATDVAIAVADYYIETGMDIIGSVDPLVSQISPEMFDQFMAADYKRFFDHVRSKGVFSSFFVCGDATKNLEVMAKTGPDCLSIDENIDIVEAKKVTDAHNIMISGNLQLTVTMLLGNQKDCQKAAIELMDKVGTERFILAPGCDMPFGVPVENIVGIGQAVQNIDATRTFLESYVKEVVEIDVEMPDYENLDHVLIEVLTIDSATCAACGYMKAAADDMIEIFGNDKVKVIERKILEPENIARLGKLGVANLPSIAVNGKVTHISLIPTRTELEKEIKALV; this comes from the coding sequence ATGAATGGTAAAGAGTTAATTTTTAAAGCATTTAACGGAGAAAAGGTAGAACGGGCCCCCTGGGTTCCTTATACAGGAGTACAGATTGCCAATCTGAAAGGATATAATGCACAGGAAGTTCTTCAGGATGCAGATAAACTGGTTGAATGTCTGGTCGAGTCTCATAAACAGTACTCTCCCGATGGTCAGCCTGTTGTTTTTGACCTTCAGATTGAAGCGGAAATTCTGGGATGTGATCTACTCTGGGCAGAAGATTCTCCCCCCACTGTAAAAAGTCATCCTCTGTCTGATACTAAAGATATTCCTTCAAAGATTCCTTCAAAGAGTGATGGCCGACTTCCCATGGTTCTGGATGTTATGAATCGGGTTAAGGCTGAAATAGGAGATACTACTGCTCTTTACGGACTGGTTTGCGGCCCCTTCACTTTGGCTTCCCATCTGAGAAGTACAAATATCTTTATGGATATGTATGATGACGAAGAGTATGTAAAGAACCTGATGGCCTATGCCACAGATGTGGCTATTGCCGTTGCAGATTACTATATTGAGACGGGGATGGATATCATCGGTTCTGTTGACCCTCTGGTTTCTCAGATTTCTCCCGAAATGTTCGATCAATTTATGGCTGCCGACTATAAGAGATTTTTTGATCATGTACGATCTAAAGGTGTATTTAGTTCATTCTTTGTGTGTGGTGATGCTACAAAGAACCTGGAAGTAATGGCTAAAACCGGACCTGACTGTCTTTCCATCGACGAAAATATCGATATTGTGGAAGCCAAAAAAGTAACGGATGCCCATAATATAATGATTTCCGGAAACCTTCAGCTAACAGTAACCATGTTGCTGGGTAACCAGAAAGACTGTCAGAAAGCCGCCATCGAGCTGATGGATAAGGTCGGAACAGAACGTTTTATCCTGGCTCCCGGATGTGATATGCCCTTCGGTGTTCCTGTGGAGAATATTGTTGGAATCGGCCAGGCCGTTCAGAATATTGATGCCACAAGAACCTTTCTGGAAAGCTATGTGAAGGAAGTCGTAGAGATCGATGTTGAGATGCCGGACTATGAGAATCTGGATCATGTCCTTATTGAAGTTCTAACAATAGACTCCGCAACCTGTGCCGCTTGCGGCTATATGAAGGCTGCCGCCGACGATATGATTGAAATTTTCGGAAATGATAAAGTTAAGGTTATAGAGAGAAAGATTCTTGAGCCCGAGAATATCGCCCGTCTTGGTAAACTTGGTGTCGCAAACCTTCCTTCTATAGCTGTGAATGGTAAGGTAACACATATTTCTCTGATCCCCACACGGACAGAGCTTGAAAAAGAGATCAAAGCCCTTGTCTGA
- a CDS encoding heavy metal translocating P-type ATPase, with translation MSQKNEFILSGLSCSHCAAVIENKINDLPWVDEARVNLATQILYLDAASVEESRQELQSLVDAVEDGITVEYRSDAKDPSDSKKSWNITSLLLKRWGEILGALLFLALTFLKGNELFFLELRIALYGAAYVLVGRTVLLSGLKNMKNGRLLDENFLMIIATAGAFAIGEFPEAVAVMLFYQVGEFFQELAVDRSRRSIRNLMDSKSGMVQVLEGDEVKEIAPEDVAIGTLYRLRPGDRVPLDGIIEKGKGSVDSSALTGESYPRQVNEGSSVLSGFVNRESVLEVRSSKILSESSYSRIIRMVEESSSRKAQSEQFITRFAHYYTPAVVALAVLLAVIPPLLIEGAIFRDWLYRALVFLVVSCPCALVISIPLGFFAGIGRASREGILVKGGNYLEALNGIDTVFMDKTGTLTRGDFSVSAVLPAPGINGEDMLRYAAIAEASSTHPIAESIVKTWKENSGEIKVPAADSTEEIAGHGIRAHWKKQVITIGKPGWLREAELDLIPGPQGKTTVHIAVDSVYQGAIVLSDEIRSDTAQALIDLKNEGIESIIMLTGDSEATAAAVAAELELSSYQADLLPHQKVEALEMSIAQGKRTAFLGDGINDAPVLARADVGIAMGGLGSDAAIEAADIVLMADEPSRLVNARRIARKTREIIVQNIVLALGIKAVILVLAALGYAGMGLAVFGDVGVALLAILNVLRIMSGRVPTSQNAHATAL, from the coding sequence ATGTCACAAAAAAATGAGTTTATATTAAGCGGTTTAAGCTGTTCACACTGTGCCGCCGTGATAGAAAATAAAATAAATGATCTTCCCTGGGTTGATGAGGCCCGGGTAAACCTTGCAACTCAGATACTTTATCTTGATGCTGCTTCGGTCGAAGAATCCCGGCAGGAACTGCAAAGCCTTGTGGATGCTGTTGAGGACGGAATCACCGTTGAATATAGATCTGATGCGAAGGACCCTTCAGATAGTAAGAAGTCCTGGAATATTACTTCATTACTGCTTAAGAGATGGGGAGAAATTCTGGGTGCCCTGCTCTTTCTGGCTCTGACATTTCTGAAAGGGAATGAACTCTTTTTTCTTGAACTGAGAATCGCGCTCTACGGTGCGGCCTATGTCCTGGTCGGCAGAACTGTGCTCCTTTCGGGGCTGAAGAATATGAAAAACGGCCGACTCCTGGATGAAAATTTCCTGATGATTATCGCAACCGCCGGAGCCTTTGCTATTGGAGAATTTCCTGAAGCAGTTGCTGTTATGCTCTTTTATCAGGTGGGAGAATTTTTCCAGGAACTGGCTGTTGACCGCTCCCGGCGTTCTATCAGAAATCTGATGGATTCAAAGTCCGGTATGGTCCAGGTACTTGAAGGGGATGAGGTAAAAGAAATTGCACCCGAAGATGTAGCTATCGGTACGCTGTACCGTTTGAGGCCCGGTGACCGGGTTCCTCTGGACGGTATTATAGAAAAGGGAAAGGGCTCGGTAGACAGTTCCGCCCTGACAGGTGAATCTTATCCCCGTCAGGTGAATGAAGGGAGTTCTGTATTAAGCGGTTTTGTAAACAGAGAGTCTGTACTCGAGGTCCGCAGCAGCAAGATCCTCTCTGAATCTTCCTATTCCAGAATCATACGAATGGTTGAGGAATCCAGCAGCCGAAAGGCGCAGTCGGAACAGTTTATTACACGTTTTGCCCATTACTACACACCTGCTGTAGTTGCTCTGGCTGTTCTTCTGGCAGTCATTCCACCTCTGCTTATTGAAGGGGCTATTTTCCGGGACTGGCTATACCGAGCCCTGGTCTTTCTGGTTGTTTCCTGCCCCTGTGCTCTTGTCATCTCTATTCCTCTCGGCTTTTTTGCCGGTATCGGCCGCGCTTCCCGTGAAGGAATTCTGGTCAAGGGAGGAAATTATCTTGAGGCCTTAAATGGTATTGATACGGTTTTTATGGACAAGACCGGCACCCTCACCAGAGGTGATTTTTCAGTAAGTGCAGTACTTCCTGCTCCAGGAATCAATGGAGAGGATATGCTTCGTTATGCTGCAATAGCGGAAGCATCATCCACTCATCCCATTGCAGAATCTATAGTAAAGACCTGGAAAGAAAATTCCGGGGAGATTAAGGTTCCGGCAGCCGATTCCACAGAGGAGATTGCAGGTCACGGAATTCGGGCCCATTGGAAGAAACAGGTAATCACCATAGGTAAACCCGGATGGCTCAGAGAAGCGGAACTGGATTTGATTCCCGGGCCCCAAGGGAAAACAACAGTTCATATCGCCGTGGATTCTGTTTACCAGGGAGCCATAGTACTATCCGATGAGATTCGGAGTGATACGGCTCAGGCGCTGATAGATCTGAAGAATGAGGGCATTGAGTCTATTATTATGCTTACAGGGGATAGTGAAGCAACAGCAGCAGCTGTGGCTGCAGAGCTTGAACTGAGCAGCTATCAGGCAGATCTTCTGCCTCATCAGAAGGTGGAAGCCCTTGAGATGTCCATAGCCCAGGGGAAAAGGACGGCATTTCTGGGAGACGGCATTAATGACGCTCCTGTACTGGCCAGAGCTGATGTAGGGATTGCCATGGGTGGACTCGGATCGGATGCTGCCATTGAAGCCGCAGATATTGTCCTGATGGCTGATGAGCCCTCCCGGCTTGTGAACGCCAGAAGAATCGCCCGGAAAACCAGAGAAATCATAGTACAGAATATTGTTCTTGCTTTGGGGATCAAGGCCGTGATACTGGTACTGGCCGCCCTTGGTTATGCAGGGATGGGACTGGCTGTATTCGGTGATGTGGGAGTCGCCCTGCTGGCCATTCTCAATGTTCTTAGAATTATGTCAGGTCGTGTACCCACTTCTCAGAACGCACACGCCACAGCCCTGTAA
- a CDS encoding Rrf2 family transcriptional regulator, translated as MRITTKGRYAIRAVVNMAKNKENKPISIKSISNSEELSPIFLEQIFTKLKKAGITESIRGASGGFRLAKDLDQITVLDVLEAVEEGVALAPCTAGDGVCDRSVDCGLSNFWYETEEEIRNQLKVKSIQSIMDKYID; from the coding sequence ATGCGTATTACAACAAAAGGTCGCTATGCCATCAGAGCAGTAGTTAACATGGCCAAAAATAAAGAAAACAAACCAATTTCCATCAAATCTATATCAAATAGCGAAGAGCTGTCTCCAATATTTCTGGAACAGATATTTACAAAGCTTAAAAAAGCCGGGATTACTGAATCTATCCGGGGTGCCTCAGGAGGATTTCGTCTGGCAAAAGATCTTGATCAGATTACAGTTCTGGATGTTCTTGAAGCTGTAGAAGAGGGTGTAGCACTTGCCCCCTGTACTGCGGGAGACGGAGTATGTGACCGGTCTGTAGACTGTGGTCTGTCGAATTTCTGGTATGAGACTGAAGAGGAGATCAGAAACCAGCTTAAGGTTAAGTCCATTCAGAGCATTATGGATAAATATATAGACTAG
- a CDS encoding MATE family efflux transporter yields MTEQTLSLRSPWNLPERLRQDSDSFKKLLLLALPIAAQNLVQTLLNMVDTLMIGQLGETAIAAVALSNQIFFLMMLFLFGVSSGSSVFTAQFWGKRDLDGIHRSLGMALILGLLGAALFTAAAQIFPAEILRIFTKDEAVVQAGIPYLKIASISYMFTAGTIIYEGVLRSTGVVRLPLILSATALSLNAVFNYALIFGKFGMPEMGISGAAIATTGARIIEMTALILLVYIKKYPVAASIKEMLNQNRKFVGRFFHKVSPVILNEIGWSMGMTMFTLVFARMGTDILAAFNIMDTFSRLAFIFFVGTANAAAIILGNMIGEGRKKEAERCAKTILMIVPILSAAIGVLIFFLAPLIPGLFNISDYVANLVVQLLRILTIVLFVKASNMHIIVGILRSGGDTHFCAVLELIPLWLISIPLVALAGLVFHLHPALVYLFCLSEEIAKYITGLWRVRSEKWVHDLT; encoded by the coding sequence ATGACGGAACAGACCTTGAGTCTCAGATCGCCCTGGAATCTTCCGGAGAGACTGAGACAGGACAGCGACAGCTTTAAAAAACTCTTATTACTGGCCCTCCCCATAGCGGCACAGAACCTGGTTCAGACGCTTCTGAATATGGTGGATACCTTGATGATCGGCCAGCTGGGTGAAACTGCCATTGCAGCAGTGGCTCTATCCAACCAGATATTCTTTCTGATGATGCTCTTCCTCTTCGGAGTGAGCAGTGGAAGCTCTGTCTTTACTGCCCAGTTCTGGGGTAAGAGGGACCTTGATGGAATTCATAGATCCCTGGGAATGGCCCTTATTCTGGGTCTGTTGGGAGCAGCCCTTTTTACAGCGGCAGCTCAAATTTTCCCGGCAGAAATACTGCGTATTTTCACAAAGGATGAAGCTGTAGTACAAGCAGGAATACCTTATCTCAAGATAGCCTCAATCAGTTATATGTTTACGGCTGGAACCATCATTTATGAGGGCGTACTCCGGAGTACCGGTGTCGTCCGCCTTCCCCTGATTCTTTCAGCGACAGCACTGAGTCTTAATGCCGTTTTTAACTATGCCCTGATCTTCGGTAAATTCGGCATGCCCGAAATGGGTATATCCGGAGCAGCCATTGCTACCACGGGAGCCAGAATCATCGAGATGACTGCTCTGATTCTTTTGGTTTATATAAAGAAATACCCTGTTGCTGCAAGCATTAAAGAGATGCTGAATCAGAACAGAAAATTTGTTGGCCGATTCTTTCACAAGGTCAGCCCGGTAATCCTGAATGAGATCGGCTGGTCCATGGGTATGACCATGTTCACCCTGGTCTTTGCCCGTATGGGAACTGATATTCTTGCAGCCTTCAATATAATGGATACATTCTCCCGCCTTGCATTTATCTTCTTTGTAGGAACAGCAAATGCAGCTGCCATTATACTGGGAAATATGATTGGAGAAGGCAGAAAGAAAGAAGCAGAACGCTGTGCCAAGACCATACTTATGATCGTTCCAATATTATCGGCGGCTATCGGAGTACTCATATTCTTTCTCGCTCCCCTAATCCCCGGATTATTCAATATCTCAGATTATGTGGCAAATCTTGTTGTACAGCTTCTGAGGATTCTAACAATTGTCCTCTTTGTAAAAGCATCAAATATGCATATTATTGTGGGGATTCTCCGCAGCGGCGGAGACACTCATTTTTGTGCCGTTCTGGAACTGATCCCTCTATGGCTGATCAGCATACCCCTGGTAGCCCTGGCCGGACTCGTTTTTCATCTTCATCCTGCACTGGTCTACCTCTTCTGTCTCAGCGAGGAGATTGCAAAATATATTACAGGGCTGTGGCGTGTGCGTTCTGAGAAGTGGGTACACGACCTGACATAA
- a CDS encoding GTP-binding protein — MTKLILLGGFLGSGKTTFMVKAASLLEKQGLSVSVISNDQGDTLVDTMFSRWEGLDSHEVSGGCFCCRFPDFLNTVKAVIARKSPDVIIAEAVGSCTDLAATVINPLIQFHGDTVEVKAYLTLVDGLRMQKEYLEMNLFNPLKAGEVLISHQIRESEVLVLSKSDLLDEKQRTDSLVFLRKLNSRARSFVCSSSTEEGLRTLLEECLKGFPLDFSDRIPIDYKVYAEAEAAYGWYNGSWIIEGEDEVDPVTLSFPLMESFRNPELGEVAHAKMLLTTPGGGLKVSFVMGHIQADEINIPEGKVREMQIILNIRSACSPEIIEKHVLAIHSSQEKDGFSIKNYKWNSLIPAPPEPYYS; from the coding sequence ATGACAAAACTGATCCTTCTGGGAGGATTCCTCGGTTCTGGTAAGACCACTTTTATGGTGAAGGCCGCATCTTTGCTTGAGAAGCAGGGGCTGTCGGTTTCCGTGATCAGCAATGATCAGGGTGATACTCTTGTGGATACCATGTTTTCCCGGTGGGAAGGGTTGGATTCTCATGAGGTCTCAGGCGGCTGTTTCTGCTGCCGTTTTCCAGATTTCCTTAACACTGTAAAAGCTGTTATTGCTCGTAAGAGTCCTGATGTGATTATTGCTGAGGCTGTGGGCAGTTGTACTGATCTTGCGGCAACTGTAATAAATCCTTTAATTCAGTTTCATGGGGATACGGTAGAAGTAAAAGCTTATCTTACTCTGGTTGACGGTCTCAGAATGCAGAAAGAGTATCTGGAAATGAATCTGTTTAATCCGCTGAAGGCAGGAGAAGTTCTGATCTCACATCAGATCAGAGAATCAGAAGTCCTTGTCCTCTCAAAGTCGGATCTTCTGGATGAAAAGCAGAGAACAGATTCTCTTGTTTTTCTTCGAAAGCTCAATTCCCGTGCCCGGAGTTTTGTCTGTTCATCAAGTACGGAAGAGGGACTCAGGACCCTTCTGGAGGAGTGTCTAAAGGGCTTTCCTCTCGATTTCTCCGACAGAATTCCCATCGATTACAAGGTCTATGCAGAAGCCGAAGCGGCCTATGGCTGGTATAACGGTTCATGGATAATCGAAGGGGAGGATGAGGTTGATCCTGTAACTCTTTCATTTCCTCTGATGGAGTCTTTCCGCAATCCTGAGCTGGGTGAAGTTGCCCATGCCAAGATGCTGTTAACAACTCCCGGCGGCGGACTTAAAGTCAGTTTTGTGATGGGGCATATTCAGGCGGATGAGATAAATATTCCCGAAGGAAAAGTCCGTGAGATGCAGATCATTCTGAATATCCGCTCGGCCTGTTCCCCGGAGATTATTGAAAAACATGTCTTAGCTATTCATTCTTCACAGGAAAAGGATGGTTTTTCAATCAAAAACTATAAGTGGAATTCTCTTATTCCGGCTCCTCCGGAGCCGTACTACTCCTGA
- a CDS encoding GTP-binding protein → MSQKIDIILLAGFLGAGKTTVLNELIRSFHDKKLGMLVNDFGEVPVDGSLLKNENPELLKEGHKIYEIGNGSIFCSCLKAPFLYGLKYFEKELPELLFIEASGLSDPSSMSKILSDHNMEGSFEIRQTITLIDPVKYKALVHVLNVIEKQIEAADHVLVNKIDLVPAQDLKELLEDLKSRTSAPIQTGSFGAFDYSFILSAEASHKNAMMESCNTPATRPASLFLEGSINDEQVLKDFMSRVEGAHYRIKGFIEIGGRMLYVSDNSVGYSITETVKPGIKTGLTVLCPKENEQNIVELWKEICGIRI, encoded by the coding sequence ATGAGTCAAAAAATAGATATTATCCTTCTGGCCGGGTTTCTCGGTGCCGGTAAAACCACAGTTCTTAATGAACTTATTCGCTCCTTTCATGATAAGAAACTTGGGATGCTGGTTAATGATTTTGGTGAGGTGCCGGTAGATGGATCTCTTCTCAAAAATGAGAATCCCGAATTGCTTAAAGAGGGACATAAGATCTATGAGATCGGAAACGGTTCTATTTTCTGCTCCTGCCTGAAGGCTCCTTTTCTTTATGGTCTGAAGTATTTTGAAAAAGAGCTGCCCGAACTCCTTTTTATTGAGGCCTCAGGACTTTCCGATCCCTCCAGCATGTCGAAGATCCTATCTGATCATAATATGGAGGGTTCTTTTGAGATCCGGCAGACTATAACCCTTATTGATCCAGTTAAATATAAGGCTCTGGTACATGTTCTAAATGTGATTGAAAAACAGATTGAAGCCGCAGATCATGTTCTTGTTAATAAGATTGATCTTGTTCCTGCTCAGGATTTGAAGGAACTTCTTGAAGACCTGAAATCCAGAACTTCTGCTCCCATTCAGACAGGCAGCTTTGGGGCGTTTGATTACAGTTTTATTCTTTCCGCAGAAGCCAGTCACAAAAACGCAATGATGGAGAGTTGTAATACTCCCGCCACAAGACCTGCCAGTCTTTTCCTCGAAGGAAGCATCAATGATGAGCAGGTTCTGAAAGATTTTATGAGCCGTGTGGAAGGAGCTCATTATAGAATTAAGGGATTTATTGAGATAGGCGGCCGTATGCTCTATGTGTCTGACAACAGTGTAGGGTATTCAATTACCGAGACAGTGAAACCCGGAATTAAAACTGGATTGACCGTTCTCTGTCCAAAAGAGAATGAACAGAATATTGTTGAGCTGTGGAAAGAGATCTGTGGGATTAGAATATGA
- the cobB gene encoding Sir2 family NAD+-dependent deacetylase translates to MNGSIVILTGAGISAESGIQTFRASDGLWENHRVEDVATPEGFARDPEHVQEFYNQRRRQLRDSDIKPHAAHMALGKLELEYDGSVTVITQNIDNLHEAGGSHRIIHMHGELLKSLCSACGNRADLEGDLDRTMSCRVCGASGSLRPDVVWFGEMPYGMDEIMQLLEDSSLFLSIGTSGHVYPAAGFVETAAAAGALTIEINLEPSLVHTLFDEHRTGKAGDLVPLLVDDILSGKIKI, encoded by the coding sequence ATGAACGGATCGATTGTTATTTTGACAGGGGCTGGTATCTCTGCAGAGTCGGGTATTCAGACATTTCGTGCGTCAGACGGTCTCTGGGAGAATCACCGGGTGGAGGATGTAGCAACTCCCGAAGGATTTGCCCGGGATCCCGAGCATGTTCAGGAATTCTATAATCAGAGGCGGAGACAGCTCAGAGATTCAGACATTAAGCCTCATGCAGCTCATATGGCTCTGGGGAAACTTGAACTTGAATATGACGGTTCTGTCACTGTAATAACTCAGAATATTGATAATCTACACGAAGCCGGAGGCAGTCATCGCATCATTCATATGCATGGAGAGCTTCTGAAAAGTCTCTGTTCCGCCTGTGGAAACCGTGCTGATCTCGAGGGAGATCTTGACAGGACAATGAGCTGTCGGGTCTGTGGAGCTTCCGGATCATTACGACCCGATGTTGTCTGGTTTGGTGAGATGCCCTACGGAATGGACGAGATTATGCAGCTCCTGGAAGACTCTTCTCTTTTTCTTTCTATCGGCACTTCAGGGCATGTTTATCCGGCAGCCGGCTTTGTTGAGACAGCCGCCGCAGCCGGGGCTCTGACCATTGAAATAAACCTGGAACCCTCCCTGGTTCATACACTCTTTGATGAGCATAGAACGGGAAAGGCGGGTGATCTGGTCCCTCTGCTGGTGGACGATATCCTTTCAGGAAAAATCAAAATCTGA
- a CDS encoding metalloregulator ArsR/SmtB family transcription factor, with protein sequence MKDIEDPRLKHDAARIENVRSRLATQDELEHMVQIFKIFGDPSRLKIINALIEDELCVHEISELMQMSQPAISHQLRQLKQAYVVNSRRDGKHIYYSLKDEHVIQIYRICQEHMAEG encoded by the coding sequence ATGAAGGATATTGAAGACCCCCGTTTAAAACATGATGCTGCCCGGATTGAGAACGTCCGCAGCCGCCTTGCAACTCAGGATGAGCTGGAGCATATGGTTCAGATCTTCAAAATTTTCGGAGATCCTTCACGCCTCAAAATCATTAATGCCCTTATAGAAGATGAGCTTTGTGTTCATGAAATATCTGAATTGATGCAGATGAGTCAACCTGCAATATCACATCAACTCAGACAATTGAAACAGGCATATGTCGTCAATTCCAGACGGGATGGCAAGCACATTTATTATTCTCTGAAAGACGAGCATGTCATTCAGATCTATAGAATCTGCCAGGAGCATATGGCAGAGGGCTGA